A stretch of Podospora bellae-mahoneyi strain CBS 112042 chromosome 5, whole genome shotgun sequence DNA encodes these proteins:
- a CDS encoding hypothetical protein (EggNog:ENOG503PR93), whose protein sequence is MALSVFTLVLLFLFSSQANAQHRRWEPSTFYKATRPPLTIPYYNKTYACFLATAEATTTSTKIPATRVSVIPIDPIWTTLPIASLTGDPFCINEAAPHEGIGNHCVCQNGETLSVIPFATGGNVSDYQPCAYTTVYPDTTTSTSARL, encoded by the coding sequence ATGGCATTATCCGTGTTCACTTTGGTTTTattgtttctcttttccagTCAGGCAAACGCACAGCATAGAAGATGGGAGCCATCGACGTTTTACAAAGCCACCCGTCCACCGCTTACTATCCCGTATTATAACAAGACCTACGCTTGCTTTCTGGCGACAGCAgaggcaacaacaacatcaacaaaaatACCAGCAACAAGAGTCTCGGTCATTCCCATCGATCCGATCTGGACAACCCTTCCGATTGCGAGCTTGACAGGTGATCCTTTTTGCATCAACGAAGCGGCACCTCATGAAGGGATCGGGAATCATTGCGTTTGTCAGAACGGGGAGACTTTGAGCGTTATTCCGTTCGCGACGGGGGGTAATGTTTCGGACTATCAACCCTGCGCCTACACGACCGTCTACCCGGATACAACGACATCAACCTCAGCCAGACTCTGA
- a CDS encoding hypothetical protein (EggNog:ENOG503PN2G), with the protein MYLRCGSRNCIKRTIPTYAMRHTALGHHLFNLSSLVTPALNCSDTQTQIIPNLKPLPITLPLTCPVSPSFTSAMTQITRHHSFPTRAPSSQATDVEDLIQVEPIPIGDDPLPPYSLNNDHPSSRDTALLRSDPKAPQVSVQPPREEVYNGPPRLHILAAAWGGVIVTPTIKSLIRTSPPPPHGVGCQILQLEMRNMHSLLQPDPASGTYKVFSLVYRYDGDEYPTVMNLPETIRPSLITIAKPSAVSQLGGANIGNGGYRATITQPWRSITSSSSSSGPKVEILAVFYGKKRIEHPAVLEELANYFEGRTRQIRMTNTFFRGDTWPYTIKSWTVYFRFVGSRAGVQVVTGWENQALEQPWTRD; encoded by the exons ATGTACTTGAGATGTGGATCTCGCAATTGCATAAAGCGCACAATTCCAACTTATGCAATGCGC CACACAGCACTTGGGCACCACCTGTTCAACCTCAGCTCACTCGTGACTCCCGCCCTCAACTGCTCAGATACACAAACACAAATTATTCCGAATCTAAAACCGTTACCCATCACACTACCATTGACCTGCCCAGTTTCACCATCGTTCACCTCAGCCATGACCCAGATCACTCGCCATCATAGCTTCCCCACCCGCGCACCTTCCAGTCAAGCCACGGATGTTGAAGATTTGATCCAAGTCGAGCCTATACCTATTGGAGATGACCCGCTTCCTCCTTACTCTCTCAACAATGATCACCCATCTTCCCGTGACACTGCCCTGCTTCGGTCCGACCCAAAAGCCCCTCAAGTGTCCGTCCAGCCACCACGAGAAGAGGTCTACAACGGTCCACCCCGGCTGCATATCCTCGCGGCTGCCTGGGGAGGCGTGATTGTGACGCCAACTATCAAATCCCTCATCCGGACcagtcctccacctcctcatgGCGTTGGCTGTCAGATTCTACAGCTCGAGATGCGCAATATGCACAGTCTCCTCCAGCCAGACCCAGCTTCCGGCACCTACAAGGTTTTTAGTCTCGTATACCGATACGATGGCGACGAATATCCGACCGTTATGAATCTGCCCGAGACGATTCGCCCATCCCTTATCACCATCGCCAAACCCTCTGCCGTATCGCAACTCGGTGGTGCCAACATTGGCAACGGTGGCTACCGAGCTACCATAACACAGCCGTGGCGGTCCatcacctcatcctcgtcttcatcagGTCCGAAGGTGGAGATTCTGGCTGTCTTTTACGGCAAGAAGCGCATTGAACATCCGGccgtgctggaggagctAGCAAACTACTTTGAGGGCCGTACGAGGCAGATACGGATGACCAACACATTCTTCCGCGGCGACACGTGGCCGTACACGATAAAATCCTGGACCGTGTACTTTCGCTTTGTGGGTTCCAGGGCGGGCGTGCAGGTGGTTACGGGGTGGGAAAATCAGGCTCTTGAGCAACCGTGGACTCGAGACTGA
- a CDS encoding hypothetical protein (EggNog:ENOG503Q3U6; COG:C) encodes MTQAFKNVVVVGGSYVGVATAKELANLLPSSHRPRFAILPSHEHKCLIPYTTTFSLSPDPSRHEVIQAKALSLSPTTSTLHIDTPFQGSTTVPFTHLIAATGTNLSPPGTIPHNTKPRAITFLQSCQSSLRTAPSIIIIGGGAVGVQMACDLKEIYPHKPITLIHSRHNLMPAYHPSLSDLIKSRFAELGVNLITESRVIIPERGFPLTAQPTDVHLQDGRTLTADFVITATGQTPNNQWLRSSLGNGVINKKNGFVKVKPTMQIDGGPWENLFAVGDINDCGAHKAAKPGMVQAGVAARNITALVRGEEAKEQLEVAPAGIHLTLGLTKNVIFRNPDTAKGVTEPYINFKDEEDMKIEQVWGRRGPKVTSQRDYHL; translated from the exons ATGACACAAGCGTTTAAGaatgttgtcgttgtcggcgGCTCCTACGTCGGAGTG GCAACGGCAAAAGAGTtagccaacctcctcccctcctctcaccGT cctcgcttcgccatcctcccctcccacgaACACAAATGCCTAATcccctacaccaccaccttctccctctcccccgaccCCTCCCGCCACGAGGTCATCCAAGCCaaagccctctccctctcccccaccacctccaccctccacaTCGACACCCCCTTTCAAggctccaccaccgtccccttcacccacctcatcgccgccaccggcaccaaccTCTCTCCCCCCGGTACGATCccccacaacaccaaaccccgcgccatcaccttcctccaATCCTGCCAATCCTCCCTCCgcaccgccccctccatcatcatcatcggcggcggcgcagTAGGAGTCCAGATGGCGTGCGATCTCAAAGAAATCTACCCCCACAAACCCATAACCCTGATTCACTCCCGACATAACCTAATGCCAGCCTACCACCCGTCCCTCTCCGACTTAATCAAGTCTCGCTTTGCTGAATTAGGCgtcaacctcatcaccgaAAGCAGGGTCATTATCCCCGAGCGTGGCTTCCCCCTCACAGCTCAACCAACAGACGTCCACCTCCAAGACGGGCGGACCCTAACCGCTGATTTCGTCATCACCGCGACAGGCCAAACGCCAAATAACCAGTGGTTGCGATCCTCACTTGGAAATGGTGTGATCAACAAAAAGAATGGATtcgtcaaagtcaaaccAACAATGCAGATCGACGGTGGCCCGTGGGAAAACCTCTTCGCCGTGGGTGATATCAACGACTGCGGGGCTCACAAGGCCGCAAAGCCGGGGATGGTGCaggctggtgttgctgcgaGGAACATCACTGCTCTGGTCAGGGGGGAAGAGGCGAAGGAACAGTTGGAGGTTGCGCCGGCTGGGATTCATCTTACTTTGGGGCTG ACCAAAAACGTCATCTTCAGAAACCCCGACACGGCAAAAGGGGTAACGGAGCCGTATATCAACTTCAAGGATGA GGAAGACATGAAGATCGAGCAGGTGTGGGGCCGAAGAGGGCCAAAGGTGACCAGCCAGAGAGATTATCATCTGTAG